The genomic DNA AATATTCCGCCCTGTTGTCGATAGTAAAGGCAGCTAGAGCCAGGAGAATGTCCAGGAGTCCAAATTAATTCTAAATCTGGGCTAATAGTCAAACTCCCAGCAAAGGATGTTACCTCCACCTCTGGCAAAAGGTAAGCTTCTTGCTCTTGAACAATTACTTGGCAACCCCAAGACTGCTGCATTTGTAGAACATGCTTACCAATGCCTCCTCGATGACTAATAATTAACGCCTGAATTCCTCCCTGAGACTGGATAAATTCCTGATTGACTTCATTCCAAGCAGGACAATCGAAGAGAATATTGCCAATTTTATCTACAATTAAATAAGATGTAGCACCTAAAGTATCTCGATTAGGTGTAAACGCAAATATTCCTGGCACAATGAGGCGGGGAATTTTAGTGTTACCAGGACTAGCGGTTATTTCTGTCAAGTTTTGGGGCATTCTATCAACTAAAGGTAATTTAAATAATTGTTTAATTGCACTTGTATTTTATATTCTTATACTCAATCTACAGTCCAAAATAATAATTGAGCAAGAATCCTCAAAACAGATTCGGAATGTTTGTTTATGAAACTCTGGTTAGTTTTAATTCTTTTAAGCCCCATCGCCTACTTGATAGTCGATCGCAGCATCAAGCATAAAACCACTACTCCTGTTTGGTTATGTTGGTTGGTAATTATGATGCCATCCTTTATTTGGACTGCTTGGACTTATATTTTTGGTGAATCACAGCCTTTGCCTTTTCTAGTTTACCTGGTGCCTTTGATTGTCTGTCCTGTGCTATATGGTTGGTTAGTTCAGCGAGGCAAGATCGAGGATATGAGTAATAAAAATAAAACATCAGCCGATCCTCAAGAGCAAAAAACCCCGATCATGGAAGAAGTGTTGCCGACAATCCCACCCCGTCCAATTAATAGTCAGGAAGAAACAACTTTACGTAACTGTTTTCCCTGGAATATTTATTATCTCCAAAACATCGATTATCGCCCCCAAGCAATCTTTTGTCGTGGCACCCTCAAAACTATTCCCGACAAAGCCTACGACGAGATTAAAGACAATGTTGAGCAGGCTTTTGGCGATCGCTTTTTCCTGATTTTTCAAGAAAGCTTTAAAGGTAAGCCCTTTTTTGCCCTAGTTCCCAATCCTGAAGCCAAAGCGAGCGAACAAGGAATGGTGCAGAATGATGTACGCCTGGGATTTGCCCTGTTGCTATTTTTGATCACTTTGTTAACAACTACAGTTGCGGGGGTCACAATTGATGGTTCATCCGCTGAAGATATTTGGTCGAATCCTCAATCTTTAGTTCGGGGACTGAGCTATAGTTTACCTTTGCTGTTAATTATTGCCATTCAAAAGTTTAGCCACTATTTTATGGCGCTTCACTATAAAATTCGCACAACTCTGCCCTATTTTATTCCGTTTCCCTTTTTACTAGATAGCTTTTCTTTAGGCACTTTAGGGGCAATTTTGCAAAGGCGATCGCCGATGCCTAATCGTAAAGCTCTATTTGATACGGCAATTATAAGTTGTTTATCAAGTCTAGTGGTAATTGTTCCTGTATTGCTCTGGGGATTATCCCTCTCAGAAGTTGTTCCCCTCAAAGAATCATCGGCGTTTGATATTCAGGCTCAAGATCCGCGCCTCTCCTTTTTGCTCAGCCTGTTGGCAAAACTAGCTTTGGGTTCAGCTTTAATACCCGAAATGGGTATTCGGCTACATCCTTTAGCAATGGCGGGATGTGTCGGTTTATTTATTACCGCTATCAATTTGATGCCGATTGGACAGTTAGATGGAGGTCATATTATGCACGCGGTTTTTGGTCAAAAGATGGCGATCGCCGTTGGTCAAATTGCGCGTATCCTCGCCTTACTTTTTGCTCTAATTCATCCTTATTTTTGGGTTTGGACAATTATCATGTGGCTAATTCCCCTAGTCGATCAACCTGCCTTAAATGATGTAACTGAACTAGACAATAAACGCGATTTACTGGGCTTATTTGCTTTAGCTTTATTGATTGTCATTATCTTGCCTCTTCCTAGTGCGATCGGCAATTGGCTTAATATCTAGTTCAATTTGAGATCTAATTACAAAAAGATCGCTCTACTTGAAAATATTCAAAGCGATCGCTTTTTACTAGAGTGTAATCGC from Pleurocapsa minor HA4230-MV1 includes the following:
- a CDS encoding MBL fold metallo-hydrolase is translated as MPQNLTEITASPGNTKIPRLIVPGIFAFTPNRDTLGATSYLIVDKIGNILFDCPAWNEVNQEFIQSQGGIQALIISHRGGIGKHVLQMQQSWGCQVIVQEQEAYLLPEVEVTSFAGSLTISPDLELIWTPGHSPGSSCLYYRQQGGILFTGRHLLPKSPAEIVPLRTAKTFHWRRQLNSIADLRDRFDSKTLKYIMPGANTGYLRGQGYLDNAYEQLSQLDLMALRSTEAI
- a CDS encoding site-2 protease family protein yields the protein MKLWLVLILLSPIAYLIVDRSIKHKTTTPVWLCWLVIMMPSFIWTAWTYIFGESQPLPFLVYLVPLIVCPVLYGWLVQRGKIEDMSNKNKTSADPQEQKTPIMEEVLPTIPPRPINSQEETTLRNCFPWNIYYLQNIDYRPQAIFCRGTLKTIPDKAYDEIKDNVEQAFGDRFFLIFQESFKGKPFFALVPNPEAKASEQGMVQNDVRLGFALLLFLITLLTTTVAGVTIDGSSAEDIWSNPQSLVRGLSYSLPLLLIIAIQKFSHYFMALHYKIRTTLPYFIPFPFLLDSFSLGTLGAILQRRSPMPNRKALFDTAIISCLSSLVVIVPVLLWGLSLSEVVPLKESSAFDIQAQDPRLSFLLSLLAKLALGSALIPEMGIRLHPLAMAGCVGLFITAINLMPIGQLDGGHIMHAVFGQKMAIAVGQIARILALLFALIHPYFWVWTIIMWLIPLVDQPALNDVTELDNKRDLLGLFALALLIVIILPLPSAIGNWLNI